The Sulfurimonas sp. HSL-1716 sequence ACAAGCTCCTCTTCGATCTTCGCGCAAAGCTTGATCACTTCACAGTTTTGTGCGCTTGCATGTTCTTTGACCGCCTGCACATATTCATTGTCTTCAAGAAGCCCGTCTTCATCGACGTTCGCACCGTACATGATCTCTTTTGACGTAAGCAGTCTTAGCTCTCTGTTGAGTTCATTGAACATTTCACTGTCGGCTTCGGGAAAGTTGCGGGCAAGGTTGCCTTCTGCCAAAAATTCCATAAGCTTATCTGCAAAATCGACTAAAGCTTTTGCACTTTTATCCGCTTTTGCCTGCTTTTGCAGACGCTGTATCCTGTTTGACAACACCTCTATATCCGCAAGGATCAGCTCGTTTTCGATGATCTCTATGTCACGTAGAGGGTTTATGCTCCCTTCAGTATGGACTATGTTTTCATCCTCAAAACATCTGACGATCTGCAGGATGACTTCGGTTTCACGGATGTTCGATAAAAACTTATTGCCAAGCCCTTCGCCTTTACTTGCACCCTTGACCAGACCCGCAATATCGACGAAGTCCAGAGTAGAGTGCTGAATACGCTCAGGATTCACTATTTTTGAAAGTTCGTTCAGGCGTTTGTCCGGTACGGGTACTATCGCTTTATTCGGTTCTATCGTACAAAACGGATAGTTTGCCGCTTCTGCGTTTTGAGCTTTTGTCAAAGCATTAAAAGTTGTTGATTTTCCTACGTTTGGAAGTCCTACTAGACCTATTGCCAATCCCATTTTCGCCCTTTTTGTTGCGTATAAAATAATTGCGTAATTCTATCGAAAGTTTACTTGGAGTTTTTATAAACTTCTTGTGGATCCGCCCCTGAAGGTTCAGGAGAGGAAGAGATTATTTTGCGGTTTGAACTTTTTTTAAGAAACTGCTCATCAATCTGACACCCGCACCGGTTGCACCGTACACGTTACAATCCCATGGAGATTCGGTGTAAGCCGATCCGGCGATATCAAAATGCAGCCATTTTTCTTTGTTCTCATCTTTAATGAAGTTGTCCAGAAAAAGTCCTGCCGTGATAGCTCCGCCGTACGGTTTGGATGAGACGTTGGAGATATCGGCTATCTCGCTTTTTAGAAGTTTTTTCAGATGCCTGTTAAAAGGAAGCGATCCTATCAGCTCTCCCGATCTCTCGGCAGCTGTAAAAAAGTCATGTTTGAGCTTGCTTGAGTGTCCCATGACTCCCGTCGTATATTGTCCGAGTGCTACCATGCAGGCACCGGTAAGCGTCGCAAAATCAAATATGTAATCCGCTTTAACTTTATCTTGCGCATAATCAAGTACATCGCATAGCACCAGACGGCCTTCTGCGTCGGTATTTCTGACTTCTACCGTTTTTTTGCTGCGGGCTACCAGTACGTCGTCTGGTTTGTACGCATCTCCGCCGATCATATTCTCGACGGCTCCGATAAAGGCGTGTACTTCGACGTCAAGTCCCAGCTCGCTTACCGCTTTAATCATCCCGAGAATGGCGCACGCACCCGCTTTGTCCATTTTCATCGTGACCATAGAGGTCGCAGGTTTGAGACTGAGTCCTCCGCTGTCGTAAGTAAGACCTTTGCCTACTAAAGTGATTACTTTTTTGGCTTTTTTGGGTTTGTATGTCAAATGGATAAGCTGGCTCTCATGGCGCGAAGCGCGTCCGACAGCGAGCATCGCACCCATCTTTTCCTTGTGGAGCTCTTTTTCTCCTAGCACTTTGCAGCTAAGCTTGTTCTCTTTGGCAAGCTCTTTGGCTATTTCGGATAAGCTTGAAGGGTGCAGGTCTTCAGGGGTGGTGTTGACCAAATCGCGCGTAAAACAGGTCGCTTCGGCTATGATGACCGCTTCTTGGAAAGACTGAGAGAGCTTTTTGATATCTTTACATATAAGGTAGATATCCTGTAATGCCGTTTCTTTGGGTTCGGATTTGTATCTGTTGTATTCATATCCTCCGAGAATGACACCCTCTACGATCGCTTCCAAGCTTTTTGCATCGACGGAAAACGATGCAGATTCGTTTTTGGAGGATTTGAGTGCTTTTATCGCCTGGCTTGCGGCACTTCTGATGCAATCGCTCTCCAAAGCTTCGACGCCGCATGCAAGAACACCGCTTTCATGTAAAAAGCAAAGAGAATCCTGGGCCGCTTCAAAGCCCGCTTTTTCAAGCAGCTTTTTTTGTTTATGTTTCTTTAGTGTTTCTTTTGTCAAAAACTCTACGCTAACATCGCTTTTTATATCGTTTACCAGATCTAAATTCATTATATAATATCCTTAAAGTAGGGCGTTTAATCGAAATGAAGCAGGTCTTTTGCCTGAATCATGTCCTTATCGCCGCGGCCCGAGAGGTTGACGATAATCAGCTTGCCTTTGATATCTTCTATTTTTTTGAGATATGCTATGGCATGAGCACTTTCAAAGGCAGGAATGATTCCCTCTTTTTGACTCAGCCATACAAAAGCGTCTAACGCTTCTTTATCCGTAGCATGACCGTAAGTGACGCTGTCGTTCTCTTTGTGAAATGCATGTTCGGGTCCAATTCCCGGATAATCGAGCCCCGCAGAGATGGAGTGGGCTTCAAGAACCTGTCCGTCGTCGTCTTGAAGCAGGTAGCTCATCTGTCCATGTAAAACGCCGGGACGTCCTTTAAGAAGAGAACAGCCGTGTTTGTCCGTCTCTACACCGAGACCGCCTGCTTCTACACCGATACATCGTACCTCTTTGTCTTCTAAAAAGTGCTGAAACGCTCCGATGGCATTGCTTCCGCCGCCGATACATGCTATGACGTGATCGGGCAGGCGGTTCTCTTTTTCAAGTATCTGAGCGCGTGCTTCATATCCGATGATGGCTTGAAAATCACGAACCATCATAGGGTAGGGATGCGGACCGGCGACCGTTCCTATGATATAAAACGTATCGCGCGCATTCGTTACCCAATGTCGGATGGCATCGTTCATCGCATCTTTTAAGGTCCTTGAACCGCTTACTACGGAGTTGACCTTCGCACCTAAAAGCTTCATTCTAAAGACGTTTAACTCTTGACGGGCAACATCTTTTGCACCCATAAATATTTCGCATTCCAGACCTAAAAGCGCTGCAATTGTAGCAGTTGCCACGCCGTGCTGTCCTGCTCCGGTTTCGGCTATGACCTTTTTATAGCCGAGGCGTTTTGCCATCAACCCCTGTGCTATAACGTTGTTTACTTTGTGTGCTCCGGTATGGTTCAGATCTTCGCGTTTCAAATAGATTTTTGCACCGAGCTCTTCAGAGACGTTATGTGCGTAATACAGCGGAGAGGGACGTCCTACGTAGTCTTTTAGGTAGTAATCGACCTCTTTCCAGAAATCTTTGTCAAATCTGATCTTATCGTACTCTTTTTCAAGGTTCAAAAGAGCAGGCATTAGTGTTTCGGGAACATAACGTCCTCCGAATATGCCAAAATGTCCGTTTGTCTGCGGATCAAACTTTGATGGTGATGGTATATACATTAATCGATTCCTATTACGCTGTAAACTTTTGTCTGTTTTTCCAATACTTTTTTGCCTTCTAAGAAGTTCAATGCAAGTATAAAACAGGCTTCGACACATACGGCACCCGTTTTATTGATAAGAGAGGCAGCGGCATTTGCCGTTCCGCCTGTCGCAATGAGATCGTCGATAAGAAGGACTTTTGCGCCTTTGACGTCTCTAAAAGCGTCAATGTGTATCTCGACCTCATCAAACCCGTACTCCAAAGAATATTTTTCGGAGATGGTCGTGTAGGGAAGCTTTCCCTTTTTTCTGATAGGCACGAATCCCGTGCCGAGCATCTGTGCAAGAGCGGCTCCGAATATAAAACCGCGTGCGTCTATGCCTGCGATAAAATCAAGCCCGTAATCTTTGTATCTTGCGGCTAAATGCTCCATAAGTACCGAAAAAGCATGCCCGTCGTTTAAAAGGGTCGTGATATCTTTAAATACTATGCCCGGTTTTGGAAAATCCGGTATATCGCGGATCGCGTCGTTTATGATCTTTAAATCTTCTTGTGTCATCTATTTCCTTTACAGTAAAGCGTCTATTCTGCTCTCAAGAGCTTTGATCTTGGCGTTGAGCCTTTCCGTTTCCAATCTGTGCTTGGAGTTGCGCTGTTTCAATACTTTTAATTCGTTTCTCAGTTTATTGAGTTCATCGCTTAAAATATCCACGTTCCCGAGTGCGCGCTGAAGCTGTATCTGGTATTTTCTAATAAGTATCTCGGCTTCTTGAAGCGTCAGCTTCATCATCTCGTTGCTGCGCTGCTCTTTTACGGTTATACTTTTAAAATAAAACATCTTTACAAATAAAAATATAGCCAACAATGAAACTATAGTTAAAAGCGACCACTCGTAAAACATCTTTTATCCTTGTATAGATTCTATCTTCTCAACGCGTCCCGCATGACGGCCGCCCTCAAAACCCGAAGCAAGCCAGCTGTCTATGATCGATTCGGCGACGCCTTTGCCCACGATACGTTCGCCGAAACATAGGATGTTTGCGTCATTATGACCCCTTGCGACCTGAGCGGTGTAGGCATCATGGCAAAGTGCGGCGCGGATACCGTGAAAGCGGTTTGCCGCGATGCTCATCCCGATCCCCGAACCGCAGATAAGGATACCCTGACTCTCTTTGTCATCAAGCACGCTTTGCGCGACTTTTACCGCATAGTCCGGGTAATCGACCCTGTCTTTGCTAAATGGCCCGAGATCGACGACCTCATGCCCTTTTTGCTTCAGCAGTTCGACCGTATAGTCTTTCAGATCGACTCCGGCGTGATCTGTAGCGATATAAAATTTCATCCGGTTTTCCTTTATGATAAGAGTAGTTTTAAAACCATTTGTACTGGTAATATCAACAAGTAATCTTTTAACGGTGTCATGATCACAATAAGTACTATAATCATACCATAACGTTCCAGCTTATAAAAGGTTTCAGCTACCTCTCTTTGGTTGAACTTGAGTGCTAAGTACATCAAAAAATGCGCACCGTCGAACTGTGGTATCGGAAGAAGGTTGAAGACTCCCAAAACAACGTTTATGACGACTAACTGCATCACCAGCATATATGCGAAGATATAGACGATGGAATCGGCGGTAGTCGGGCTGCTCATAGATACAAGGATGATAGAGGCAAACGCCGCGACAGTAAAGTTATAGACTATCCCCGCAAGGCTCACCTGCATCGCTGCATTGTATCCGCCTCTCATTATAACCGTTCTCATATCTACGGGAACAGGTTTTGCCCAGCCGAAGATGAACCCTCCGCCTGCACCCAAAAGAAGAGGCAGGAAATATAGTACCGCCGGGACGATGATCGTTCCAACCATATCCACATGGATAAGAGGGTTAATAGAGAGACGTCCTGCGTTTTTGGCCGTCATATCCCCATATTTGTATGCGATGAAGCCGTGCATGATCTCATGTCCGATAATAGCTATCATAAGCGCCAAAACGGCCGTTATGATCTTTAAGATATCAATAAAGTCCATTATCTTTTTTATCCTCTTTTACTCTTTCGGCTATGGCGCGGTTCAGATACTCTGGCTGTTCGAGGTCTGCAGGAGTTTTACCCATTCTGTCCCATCTGATCTCATAATTGTCGCTCATGCTAAAATAGATGAACCAAGGCGTTCCTTCGAGATTCGCATACGGTACGGGACCCCAAAAACGGCTGTCGTTGCTGTGATCACGGTTGTCTCCCATCATAAAATAGCTTCTTTTTGGCACCGTTACGACTTCGGTCTCAAAGATCGGATTATGTTTTAAAAGTCTTATATTGTCAGAAAGCTTGTAAATGTTTGAGACTACCATATTGAATCTTTCTTGTGAGTTGATTATCTCCATTCTGCCGTCGTTTGCAAGCAGTACCGGAGTGTCTCCTTGTATTCTGTCGTCATGATGGATACCGGGATGCTGTTTCATATAAGGATTCTTGACCCAGAGTTCTCCGTTTATCGTAACAATGTTCTCTTTAGGGTAGTTTTTGTTTATGAATTCATCTCCCTCGCGGGGACGAAGATAAAGATCTTTATGTTTTACGAACAGTTTGTCGCCGGGAAGCGCTACACATCTCTTCACATAATGAAGTTTTACGTTATGCGGATATCTGAATATCACGATATCGCCGCGTTTGGGCTCGTCCCCGTCAACCAGATGCAGATCTTTTGTCCAAGGGGTGATGGATATCTCCAAAAACGGGATGTGCGGGGTAGGGATGCCGTAAACAAATTTTTTGGCAAAGAGGTGGTCTCCGATAAGAAGAGAGTCTTTCATGGAACCGCTTGGTATCCTAAACGCCTGTGCGACAAAAAAGATGATGAATAAAACGATGATGATCGTTCCCGGCCATGAGTTTGAAAATTTATAGGTCTTGTATAAAAAGTTTTTCATTTAACTTCTTTAGAATGAATTTTGGCAGCTTTTAGAGTGTTGCTGAGCAGCATGGATATCGTCATGGGACCGACACCGCCCGGTACGGGAGTTATATATGAACATTTTTTCGATACGTTCTCAAAGTCTACGTCGCCGACGAGTTTGCCTTCATCCGTTCTATTGATACCGATATCTATGATGATCGCTCCCTCTTTTACCATATCTTCTTTGATAAGATCGATAACACCTACGCCGACTAAAATTATATCAGCATTGAGGGTATGCTTTTTTAAATCATCGGTAAATATATGGCAGATTTCTACGGTCGCTTCGGCATTTAAAAGAAGCGAAGCCAGCGGTTTTCCGACGATGTTCGATGCGCCTACGACGACACAGTTCTTTCCTCTGAGATCTATATCGTACTCCTTAAACAGCTCCATCACTCCAAGCGGCGTACACGGTACAAAACCGTCAAGTCCGGTTGTCAGGCGTCCGACGTTGTAGGGATGAAAGCCGTCTACGTCCTTGCTCGGAGAAACGAGTTCAAGAAGTTTTGTCGTATCTATCTGCGGGGGAAGCGGAAGCTGGATAAGGATCCCGTCGATATTGGGGTTATTGTTCATCATCGTAATGGTGTTTTCGATAGCTTCTTGGGATATACTGTTTGGCATCTCATGCGTGACCGAGTAAAAACCGACTCTGTCGCAGGCTTTTTTCTTCATGCTTACATATGCCTGACTGGCAGGATCGTTTCCTACCAAAATAACAGCCAAACCGGGGACTCTTCCGGTCTGTTCTTTGAGCAGCTGTGCACCTGCCGATACCTCGTTTTCGATTTTTTTTGCTAAAGTTTTACCGTCAAGAAGCTTCATTTAATCACCATAAATTATTTTTTTGATAATATACCGATAATTGCCTAAAAGGTCGCTTTGAATGAAATGGTTACTATTATTAATGATACCGATGTATATATTTGCCGCCGCGTCATTTATAACGGAGGATGAGTACGCTTCTTCGTTGTATAAAAATCCAAGAGGAATAGGGTGTGACAAATGTCATGGAGAGAACGGAAAAGGACTGCTTGTCGCGAAATATGTGGATAACGGCGTACAAAAAGAGTTTCGAGGTCCCGATATCACGGCACTTGGATTTAAAAAGTTCTATGAATCTTTAGACAGCCGAAAAAGAGGCATGCCTCGATATTTTCTGACCAAAGATGAAATAGAGACGCTTTATAAATACCTGCATAAGGAGAAAAAGTGATGGACGAAACTTTTTTAAGATCGATAGAAAAAGCGCTAAAAGACAACGACCTTTCGGCGCTGGACAAACTGGCGGTACCCAAACACAGGGTCATAAACAAAAAAGAGGATTATCGGTCCGTCCTTATGCTTTCGGCTCACAACTTCAAACATTTTTTAAAGATCCCCTCTCTTGATGCGGAATGCATAATGATCAACCTCGAAGACGGCGTTTCAAAGGAACAAAAACCGTTTGCTCTTGCGCTTTGCGCCATCTTTCTCTCTTATTACAGTGAGTGCGGTAAAAAGCTAGTTGTACGTGTGAACGCCTTGGACGAGGGCGGTTATGACGAGATAACCTACCTCAATCAGTTTAAGCCAGATGCCGTCCGTGTACCAAAAATAAGAACTGCAAAAGAGGTTAAGAATGTTCTTCATCTTCTTGATGATGATATAGAACTGCATCTCTCTGTGGAGACTTGTGAATCCTGGGCAAATTTGGCGTCGCTGAAAGTAAATAAACGGGTAAAGGCATTTTATCTTGGTATTTTGGATCTGTTTGCCGATATGCGTCTTCCCCAAGCGCAGATCAGGCGCGATAATCCTACACTCGTATACATCCTAAGCCATTTTCTCGTTACCTGCAAGGCTTTGCGAGTAAAGCCCGTTTCCTTCGTCTATCAGGATTTTAAGAACCTTGAGGAGTTTAGATCGTGGCTGGAGCTGGAAAAGAGTATGGGATTTGATGCAAAAGGGTGTATTTCACCGTCTCAAACGGCTTTGGTAAACGAGATATTTCAAGACGAAGCACTCCAGATCGAACGTGCCAAGGTGATAGTCAGGCTTTTTGAGATGAACAGAGATCTAGGTATAACGGGGTTTGTGGACGAAGAGTACGGTTTTATAGACGAACCGATCTATAAGGGGGCTTTGGCGCTCTTAAAAGAAAAAGATCTTTAAGAGCGTACCTGTACTTCGTTTATGGGTGCATATACATAAACTGATATCGTATAAAAAACTGCAACGTGCTGTCGGTCGAACTGTATGTCGTGTTGGAAAAGCTCGCCCCTATGACCATATGATCCTGATGAAACACTTTTCCTCCGTATCCTACATTCATGGAGATATTGCCGCTTGTGTTGAGACTGCTGTAATATGAGGAGATAGAGAAATAGGGTCTCCATACCCTTGTATATATCTCACTGTTTTGCATACCGTATCTCAGTTCCGCTCCGATGTTGTAAAAATCGTTCGGCAAGACCGTTAAGTTTCCGTTTTGAACTTCGTCTATAACACCGTGAGAAGATGCGGTCTCATTGTATGTCCCGTTATCTACATAGACGCTTACACCGATGTCCGGATAGCCGTTTCTGTACTGTTTGCTTAAAGAAATTCTGGCATAATCCCCGTATCCGATATCGACATCGTCTTGAGATAAGAAACGGTTTCTTTCATACAGCATCTCCAAAGATGTCGAATCCAAGATGCTCCACGTTAAACCCGCACTCAGCATATCTTTTTTCCCTGCAGCTGAGAGCTGTGCCGTGTCATCTGCGTTCATGTTCTTTTCTAGCATAACATTGGCCTGAAGATCGGTGCTGATGCGTGAATGTGCCGAGATGCCGTATACGGGATAGCTTTTAAGAAAGGCTTTATAGCCTCCGTGAACCTGTATGTATGATCTGTCAAATCTTTTTCTAAGCGCCGCATCTCCCTCTATCGTATCGGCTTTTAGATGATCCAGAGTATCCGTATCCAAAGAGCTGTTGTTAAAATAGCCTGCCGAAGTATAAAGATCCCAGCCTCCGGGAATATAAGTGCGATTTCCAAGTTTTACGTATTTTTGCAGCAGCGGTTTTCTGCTGTAGTAAGAGAACTCGGAATCAAACTGGTCGCCTCTTTGTTTTGAGAGCTCTATTTGCTGTATATAGGCATCCTGATTAAAACCGTTCTTGTCGAGCATATCGTAATTTAACGACTGCGCAAGAGATATCTGCCCGTCGTCTCTTGCGGCGGCAGTGGTATCTGTTTGGGTCTGTCTGTTCAAGTCTTCGTCTATGATGTTTTCTATATTCGTATGGTTTTGAAAGAGCACGGCATCGTTGAATCTCATCCACAACTCTCTGTTTGCGATCTTGTTGTATATCCTATGGCTTTTCTCATTCGCATTGTTTCTTGTCGCCCAATTATACGATATCTCATCGTAATCTTTGGATGTCAAATATCTTTTGGCGAAATGCAGGTCTTTTTCAAATTTGTCCGCATCGATCACAGGCATCGCCGCATTGAGATATGAGACCCAGAATTCGTTTGTAGAGGTTATTTCAGGATGCATAGAGGCTCGCATGCTCATATCTTTTAGTATCTCTTTTAATTTTTTGATATATCCGCCTTCGTTGTTTTGGCTTTGATAGATATATGCCTGTAAAAATTTAAAATCGGTAGTACCGGTAAGGCTTTTGTGAGTGTCTATGACTTTTTTCATATAATAATCGGCATTGTCTACTTCGTTGAATTGATAGTATGCAGATGCAAAAGGGATATAAAAAACGGACTCGACATCTCCTTTGTCTTCGATGTTATGGATCATCTCTTTAAGCTCTTTATTCATCTCATGGTCAAGATAGAACCAAAATACGTTCAGTTGGACGTCTAGATTGTTTTTGCCTAAAACAAGCGCTTTGTTCAGGGCTTCTTGCGCCAAAAAACGCTTATTGAAATGAAGATACACGTCGGCTTTGATTATCCAATAATTCGCTTCGTTTTTTATCGCATCGTCCGAATCGTCTATCTTTTTAATCGCAGCTTGAAGTTTTTCGTATTCGTTCAACCTTATGGCACTGTTGGCAAAACTATAAAAGAGGTATGAGAGCTTATATTTCGAGTATGCATCGCCTGCAGTTTTTGAGCCAAGTGCCGGATTAACGGTTTCATACACCTGCATTACCCTTACATAATCCGTCAGTCTAGCCTTGTCGCTTTGTATCAAAAAGGCCGAAGCTTCCGTAGCCGTTTTATAATCTTGCATATACCAGCTGAGATCGCTAAGCAGCTGATAATATCTTGTATTTGCCGGATCAGGAGTCGTTTTTATCAGTAAAAGAGCATTGTACGATGCTTTTAGATCTTTTTTTAAATAATAGTAATACGACAGCAGGGTGGCATTTTGAACGGTATAGAGTTTCTGCTTTTCTATGATATTTACGATTTTTTGAGCCGAATAAAGATCTCCCGTATCGAGATAAAGCTGCAATTCCTGCGTAAGCAGAACAGTTTTAGTTTTATCTTTTTTATACTCTTGTGCTAAGATAGTCGCCGCTTTTTCGGGAGTTCCCAGACTATTTTCCACAAAGATCATCATCTTTATGTTTTTTTCGTTCGGGTCTGTTTTGGCTCTTTGTACGACAAGGTCTTCTATCTGCTGGTATTGGTACATGCTCAAACCGTAGTCGATGATCTCGTCTCTGAGTTTTGGATTATGGGTTTTTTTATAGAGATCCATTTCGTACTTCACCGCTTCTTGCGGACGATTCGTCCATTTTGCCGTGTCGATTATCTTTTTGTTCCAAAAGATGGATCTTGGATATTTTTTGTACCCTATAAGGGCGACTTTATACGCGTTTTCGGTATCTCCTTTATAGAGAAAGGATTGGACCATCAGTTTTAGTTCTTCATCTTTGTATGTCTTGAAGCTATCGATAGCCGTCTCTTTGGAGTATAGTGCCGAGAAAAATATGATTGTTAACAGTAAAATACGCATCATCTTCTCTTTTGTGTTAATATTTTTTTAGACAGATCATTGGCTTTTTGCAGATCATTGGCGGCAAGATAGAGCTTAAGCAAAAACACTCTCACTTCTGCGTCGCCGAGATAACGATTTTCATACCTGTGTCCAAGCGAAACGGCATCTTTCATAAAGTTGCCGGCCTGCAAAGATTTCAGGGCTTGCAAAAAGTAACTTTTTTTAGCGCTGCTTGCATGGGAGTTTTTATAAAGCTGCATATATGTCTGCGAAGCTTCTTTATAGTTTTCCGTCGCAAGGTAGAACTCAGCCAGCTTTTCTCCCCATAGCGATGACCTTTGCGCCTGAACCTTTAAAAACTCTTCTGCATCTTTGAGATTGTTTTTTTTCATATAGTAGTTGTATTCCGCCAGGATCCAGCTATCACGGTTTTTGATATCTTTGTTCTGCAGTGAATTGAGATTGTAGAGCACCTCAGGTCCATAATCTAATCTGTCCGCCAGATAATAAGCATCTCGAATAAGTTTAATATCGTCGGGGGTATAGGAAATTTTCTCTTTTAAAAGCCTGTAGGTATACTTTGGCATCTCAAGAAAAAAAGATTCTTTATAAAACTTATCGAGGGTCTCTTTCGTATAATAGACATTATCGACGATATTTTTGAACAGATCCCGCATATCCTCTTTGATCCTGCTCTTTTCTTCTGCATTTTTTACGATGTAATAATCCTCTTTGGCGAGTTTATAGCTTAAAAGATTGGCATTTTTCTTTATCTCCGGGTTCTTGCTGCTGCAAAGAGGCTTTAACAGTCCGTAAGACGCTT is a genomic window containing:
- the ychF gene encoding redox-regulated ATPase YchF → MGLAIGLVGLPNVGKSTTFNALTKAQNAEAANYPFCTIEPNKAIVPVPDKRLNELSKIVNPERIQHSTLDFVDIAGLVKGASKGEGLGNKFLSNIRETEVILQIVRCFEDENIVHTEGSINPLRDIEIIENELILADIEVLSNRIQRLQKQAKADKSAKALVDFADKLMEFLAEGNLARNFPEADSEMFNELNRELRLLTSKEIMYGANVDEDGLLEDNEYVQAVKEHASAQNCEVIKLCAKIEEELVGLSDEEAKEFLDDLGVEESGLAQIIHKGFDKLGLMSYFTAGVKEVRAWTIPKNTTAPKAAAVIHNDFEKGFIRAEVIAYEDYIACGGEAKAKEAGKMRLEGKEYIVQDGDVMHFRFNV
- a CDS encoding leucyl aminopeptidase, whose translation is MNLDLVNDIKSDVSVEFLTKETLKKHKQKKLLEKAGFEAAQDSLCFLHESGVLACGVEALESDCIRSAASQAIKALKSSKNESASFSVDAKSLEAIVEGVILGGYEYNRYKSEPKETALQDIYLICKDIKKLSQSFQEAVIIAEATCFTRDLVNTTPEDLHPSSLSEIAKELAKENKLSCKVLGEKELHKEKMGAMLAVGRASRHESQLIHLTYKPKKAKKVITLVGKGLTYDSGGLSLKPATSMVTMKMDKAGACAILGMIKAVSELGLDVEVHAFIGAVENMIGGDAYKPDDVLVARSKKTVEVRNTDAEGRLVLCDVLDYAQDKVKADYIFDFATLTGACMVALGQYTTGVMGHSSKLKHDFFTAAERSGELIGSLPFNRHLKKLLKSEIADISNVSSKPYGGAITAGLFLDNFIKDENKEKWLHFDIAGSAYTESPWDCNVYGATGAGVRLMSSFLKKVQTAK
- the trpB gene encoding tryptophan synthase subunit beta; amino-acid sequence: MYIPSPSKFDPQTNGHFGIFGGRYVPETLMPALLNLEKEYDKIRFDKDFWKEVDYYLKDYVGRPSPLYYAHNVSEELGAKIYLKREDLNHTGAHKVNNVIAQGLMAKRLGYKKVIAETGAGQHGVATATIAALLGLECEIFMGAKDVARQELNVFRMKLLGAKVNSVVSGSRTLKDAMNDAIRHWVTNARDTFYIIGTVAGPHPYPMMVRDFQAIIGYEARAQILEKENRLPDHVIACIGGGSNAIGAFQHFLEDKEVRCIGVEAGGLGVETDKHGCSLLKGRPGVLHGQMSYLLQDDDGQVLEAHSISAGLDYPGIGPEHAFHKENDSVTYGHATDKEALDAFVWLSQKEGIIPAFESAHAIAYLKKIEDIKGKLIIVNLSGRGDKDMIQAKDLLHFD
- a CDS encoding adenine phosphoribosyltransferase encodes the protein MTQEDLKIINDAIRDIPDFPKPGIVFKDITTLLNDGHAFSVLMEHLAARYKDYGLDFIAGIDARGFIFGAALAQMLGTGFVPIRKKGKLPYTTISEKYSLEYGFDEVEIHIDAFRDVKGAKVLLIDDLIATGGTANAAASLINKTGAVCVEACFILALNFLEGKKVLEKQTKVYSVIGID
- the rpiB gene encoding ribose 5-phosphate isomerase B — its product is MKFYIATDHAGVDLKDYTVELLKQKGHEVVDLGPFSKDRVDYPDYAVKVAQSVLDDKESQGILICGSGIGMSIAANRFHGIRAALCHDAYTAQVARGHNDANILCFGERIVGKGVAESIIDSWLASGFEGGRHAGRVEKIESIQG
- a CDS encoding site-2 protease family protein; translation: MDFIDILKIITAVLALMIAIIGHEIMHGFIAYKYGDMTAKNAGRLSINPLIHVDMVGTIIVPAVLYFLPLLLGAGGGFIFGWAKPVPVDMRTVIMRGGYNAAMQVSLAGIVYNFTVAAFASIILVSMSSPTTADSIVYIFAYMLVMQLVVINVVLGVFNLLPIPQFDGAHFLMYLALKFNQREVAETFYKLERYGMIIVLIVIMTPLKDYLLILPVQMVLKLLLS
- the lepB gene encoding signal peptidase I translates to MKNFLYKTYKFSNSWPGTIIIVLFIIFFVAQAFRIPSGSMKDSLLIGDHLFAKKFVYGIPTPHIPFLEISITPWTKDLHLVDGDEPKRGDIVIFRYPHNVKLHYVKRCVALPGDKLFVKHKDLYLRPREGDEFINKNYPKENIVTINGELWVKNPYMKQHPGIHHDDRIQGDTPVLLANDGRMEIINSQERFNMVVSNIYKLSDNIRLLKHNPIFETEVVTVPKRSYFMMGDNRDHSNDSRFWGPVPYANLEGTPWFIYFSMSDNYEIRWDRMGKTPADLEQPEYLNRAIAERVKEDKKDNGLY
- the folD gene encoding bifunctional methylenetetrahydrofolate dehydrogenase/methenyltetrahydrofolate cyclohydrolase FolD, with the protein product MKLLDGKTLAKKIENEVSAGAQLLKEQTGRVPGLAVILVGNDPASQAYVSMKKKACDRVGFYSVTHEMPNSISQEAIENTITMMNNNPNIDGILIQLPLPPQIDTTKLLELVSPSKDVDGFHPYNVGRLTTGLDGFVPCTPLGVMELFKEYDIDLRGKNCVVVGASNIVGKPLASLLLNAEATVEICHIFTDDLKKHTLNADIILVGVGVIDLIKEDMVKEGAIIIDIGINRTDEGKLVGDVDFENVSKKCSYITPVPGGVGPMTISMLLSNTLKAAKIHSKEVK
- a CDS encoding cytochrome c, encoding MKWLLLLMIPMYIFAAASFITEDEYASSLYKNPRGIGCDKCHGENGKGLLVAKYVDNGVQKEFRGPDITALGFKKFYESLDSRKRGMPRYFLTKDEIETLYKYLHKEKK
- a CDS encoding aldolase/citrate lyase family protein, coding for MDETFLRSIEKALKDNDLSALDKLAVPKHRVINKKEDYRSVLMLSAHNFKHFLKIPSLDAECIMINLEDGVSKEQKPFALALCAIFLSYYSECGKKLVVRVNALDEGGYDEITYLNQFKPDAVRVPKIRTAKEVKNVLHLLDDDIELHLSVETCESWANLASLKVNKRVKAFYLGILDLFADMRLPQAQIRRDNPTLVYILSHFLVTCKALRVKPVSFVYQDFKNLEEFRSWLELEKSMGFDAKGCISPSQTALVNEIFQDEALQIERAKVIVRLFEMNRDLGITGFVDEEYGFIDEPIYKGALALLKEKDL